CTCTGCTCGGAAAGGTGATTATTAAGAATTATGTTAACTTATCTTAAGATATAACAAATTTGGCGTGGTTGTCATGCTAAAAAAAGCTCCCTTATTAGCTGAAAACTATGATGGTGGGGATTATATTGTAGCGACCCTGAAGGCTGATTAACGGTATGAATGGGAATAATCTCTACCACACTATTAGTGTAGGCGATCGCTTCAAATCTCTGGACTAACCCGACGCTCCAAGTTTCTTCTCGCACTGGCTGATGGTGGTTTTGCAACCAGTTTACAAGTTGCGATCGCCCAATTCCCGGCAAAATTCCGGCCTTTATTGGTGGTGTGTACCAATTGCGATCGCACCATCCCCAAAGGTTGCCTGTACTGGTTTCTAGCCAATTTCCTTGAGCATCGACTAATATTGCTTCTTGAGCATCTGAGCTAGTTTTTGCCAACCAAGCACTCAAATAGTTTCCAGTTTTATGAGAGGGGAGCGAGCGAGAAAATTCAGGACTGGCAACAGCGCACAAAACACCATTCTTTTGTTTTTTTGTCAAATTTTGTGGTAAGAATCTGCCAGTTATCCACTCTCGTCCATCAGGAAAGAGGGTAATTCTGAGAACAGGGAAGTGTGGGAGAAGAATTTGAGCGCCTTGACGCAGACGGTTCCAATTGGGTTGCTGCCACCCAAAAGTTTGTAGTGAGAAGAGTAAGCGATCGCAGTGTGCTTCCCAATTAGTTAAATTACTATCTAGGGAGTCATGATAAATCCGCAATGTTGTAAAAACAGTTGCCCCATAAAGTAAACCCGGATCGTTAATGTTTAATTCTAGGGTTTGAGAGTGAATTAATTTACCGTTATACCAAAAAATATTATTTGTCACAACCAAATAGCTTATTGCTACAACTCCATTGAAAAGTGATGACTTGTAATGCTCATTCGCTGCATAAGATAAAACCTGTGAGCTGCAAATCGCTGAACACCAGAATCCAGACTCAGGTGTTTACACTCATGATTTCTGGCATATTCAATTAGCCAATGAAATAATTGTTGACCGTAGCTGTGTGACCGTTTCAACTCATCAACAACTAAATCATCAATGTATAAAAACTTCCCCGATGCTAAACAATTAGAAATGCGAAATCCAGCCACTGCTACAGCTTGCTTTTCTACCTCCAAGAATGCAAGTTGATATCCTTCTTTCA
This portion of the Nostoc sp. GT001 genome encodes:
- a CDS encoding aminotransferase class IV yields the protein MFWYNGKLIHSQTLELNINDPGLLYGATVFTTLRIYHDSLDSNLTNWEAHCDRLLFSLQTFGWQQPNWNRLRQGAQILLPHFPVLRITLFPDGREWITGRFLPQNLTKKQKNGVLCAVASPEFSRSLPSHKTGNYLSAWLAKTSSDAQEAILVDAQGNWLETSTGNLWGWCDRNWYTPPIKAGILPGIGRSQLVNWLQNHHQPVREETWSVGLVQRFEAIAYTNSVVEIIPIHTVNQPSGSLQYNPHHHSFQLIRELFLA
- a CDS encoding GNAT family N-acetyltransferase, producing MSIQLAESEFQILGCFPVISQLRPYLEQDNFVEQVRYQMKEGYQLAFLEVEKQAVAVAGFRISNCLASGKFLYIDDLVVDELKRSHSYGQQLFHWLIEYARNHECKHLSLDSGVQRFAAHRFYLMQRMSITSHHFSMEL